The following proteins are encoded in a genomic region of Cryptomeria japonica chromosome 11, Sugi_1.0, whole genome shotgun sequence:
- the LOC131068770 gene encoding uncharacterized protein LOC131068770, with translation MAERGGGFGRGFGRGDRGGRGDRGRGRGDRGRGRRGRREEEEKWVPVTKLGRLVKEGKIRSLEQIYLFSLPVKEHQIVESMLGPQLKDEVMKITPVQKQTRAGQRTRFKAFVVVGDSNGHVGLGVKCSKEVATAIRGALILAKLSVIPVRRGYWGNKIGKVHTVPCKVTGKCGSVTVRMVPAPRGAGIVAARVPKKVLHFAGIDDVFTSSRGSTKTLGNFVKATFDCLLKTYAFLTPDLWRETRFSKSPFQEYTDLLAKPAKAFILEDVDKEAIPA, from the exons ATGGCGGAAAGAGGAGGGGGGTTTGGGCGCGGATTCGGGCGTGGCGACAGAGGCGGCCGCGGCGATAGGGGACGTGGCCGTGGAGATCGTGGCCGTGGGCGGAGAGGccgcagagaagaagaagaaaaatgggtgCCCGTCACAAAGCTCGGCCGTCTGGTAAAAGAAGGTAAAATCCGTTCTTTAGAGCAGATCTATTTGTTCTCTTTGCCCGTCAAGGAACATCAAATTGTGGAATCCATGCTGGGCCCGCAGCTCAAGGACGAGGTCATGAAGATCACGCCCGTTCAGAAGCAGACTAGGGCAGGGCAGAGAACGAGATTTAAAGCCTTCGTCGTGGTGGGCGATAGCAACGGGCATGTTGGGCTGGGCGTCAAGTGCAGTAAAGAAGTTGCCACTGCTATTAGAGGGGCCTTGATTTTGGCCAAGCTTTCAGTCATCCCTGTGAGGCGTGGTTACTGGGGTAACAAGATCGGGAAGGTTCATACTGTGCCGTGTAAGGTCACGGGCAAGTGTGGATCCGTTACTGTCAGGATGGTTCCTGCCCCCCGAGGGGCCGGAATCGTGGCTGCCCGTGTGCCTAAGAAGGTCCTGCACTTCGCTGGGATTGACGATGTCTTTACTTCTTCGCGGGGTTCGACTAAgactttgggtaattttgttaAG GCGACCTTTGACTGTTTGTTAAAGACTTATGCATTTTTGACACCTGATTTGTGGAGGGAGACTCGTTTCTCAAAATCGCCTTTCCAGGAGTACACTGATTTACTAGCCAAGCCTGCTAAGGCTTTCATCCTTGAAGATGTTGATAAAGAAGCTATACCAGCATAG